A region of the Sardina pilchardus chromosome 3, fSarPil1.1, whole genome shotgun sequence genome:
TTCTGGAATGAATCGCGAGCTCAGAAACAAGTCTGACTTAGCAAACCTACAAAGCTGAGTGGCATTACTGTCATAGGGCACAGATTAATTCTGGCTTGAGTACTTCACTTTAATATTGGCACTATCACTTTTGTactacatttaaatgtatttgtaaGCCTATTTATACATTTAAATTCTGGGTAATTCTGGTGTGCAAGTTTAGTGAAAGACCAGATGTTCCAGTGGAACGCCTatagcaaaataaaaaatgttttcaaactATTGAGATAAAAGTGTAATAACGTGTAATTTCCACCGCAGACCTTTGCCTTTGCCAAACTGTAGATCAGTGACAGTTCAGTTTGCATGACTAGGGACAATATAAGAGAGATAAGgaggtgcaagagagagagagccgagaGGTGAACAGAGGAGTCGGGATTACCCAGCAAGCaatggagaagaaggagaaggcgATGCCAGCTCGGGCCGCATCAGCAGCGACGTGCGCTGTGTCTGCTGTTTTAGACCACTGATTGGccaacagacagaaacacacaaaccacaagaACGTCCACGCACCTGAGGAATAAAAGGAGCCAAAGGGGGAGTTAGTCTCTCAACTGCACTAAACCGCAGATTAATTTTCATACGTGAGATAAGACGTATGACAACTTCAAAGACTGCTGTACTGTACCCACCACACAATTATAGGCATCCCTGGTAAAGTTGAgttgattttttgttttttgttttttaaatcacCTTTATGCAATTTCTCTCAGTGTCACAatgaaaactagaaaagcactcagagagcgcagctacctccgcctgcattgctcttcctaggttgtcatacatttgaacctaaactactcagatcgccaccacgtggccataccatgccattacaccactaagctaaatacataaacgccgacggaatcccgacggaattacgaatcactcccaaaatgtaatcgcttcttccttgggtcatgtccgaccttccctgaaaatctcatcgaaatccatccatcagtttttgagtcatcttgctaacaaacagacagacaaacaaacagacagacagacagacagacaaacgccggtccccgatgaaaacatatacctccttggcggaggtaaacaatgaggaaaaactCTTCTCAAGATGTCTCCAGTTCGTATACTGCAATTCTTGAAGTTGCATTGCGGGTTCTTTCGATAGCGACCTGCTACACTACGGCTATGGCTATGCTAAATGAACGATTCTCCTATTCTAACAAAATCTACCAACAAATTGGCTTCGTAGACTAGAGGTTATATTATTAAGGTAAACTAACattttgcatagtgtacctttaacatttaagcattttaacatttaacacaTTTTAAACTGGGAAATGGCgtgggaggagggaagaggggcaAGAGTGTGGTAAGTGCATATTAGGTGTGTGAGGTTGTCAGAAGCGCTAGGAGAGGAGGTATTCTTGGAAGAGTTGTGTCTTCAAGAGTTTTTTGAAGATAGAGAGGGACGTTTTGAAGACGGAGAAggacaatcttttttttttgtcttgaccTCGACATGTGTTTTGGTTCACTGACCTTTTTGGAGACTTGGCAACCCCAAGGTAACACTGTTTTCAGTAACTGTCCGATAGGGATTCTTAtggatttttattcatttattttttgcttttcttgtaatttttttgtctctcttaccattctcctctctgtgtgtggagacaAGATAAATATGGATCTTTGTCCAAGTAAGTTGTCACATTTTCAGTAGACTGGAGCCTTTTAATTATTGATTTAAAGGTGAACAATGCAAGGTTTTTTTtggcttaatttgccttaactaatcagctttggggtcattggaatggttatttgacttatttcaggTTAAATGACTGCTgcctcgcttccccctagcgcctctgagcggaaaGAACACGCATGCAAGTCTGTGCCACCGGGAcgtcatcatgctcatgaaaaggcagactgaccaattgaggagtgttgtaaaatatacagtacacgcTAAActataggggaagctctgcagagaaatctgcaagcataaaatgagcgaaaacgaaaagcgaaaccggcgataaaaatggccaaacctgcatagtttccctttaactgTAAATATGGGCATTTTCAACCGAGTACCTACTGACTCCCTGACTTAGAACGGTCAACAcacttttcttttatttgaCTGTAGTGTATTCTTGTATTTTCCATGTTGAAGGATTTGACTTCCGTGTCACTTTTTTTCCCATATTTTAATGAAAAAGGAAAAGTTATGCATTACGGCTAaatgttcacagacactctgactgACTCAAAGAAGCTGAATATAAATGGGAAAAAGCATTACATTTTGTTTCTAAAACTTTCTAGGgatgccaataattgtggcacatggttttgtgtatactgtatacagtaccctccagaattattggcacccttggtaaaagttgactaaaaataggtatagaaataatctttaggtgatttattgtactcccacaatgaaaacaatgtggaaaaatataccctgcaaggcaagcaaatttattctgagaaaaaggaaaatctcataaagaaataaatatttttaacaaaaacagcttgctcacaattattggcacccctgaaacatattacgtacaacatttaacaggagcattttcctatgtaaatgcaacgttttaaagtaaatcagagtgtctgtgaactttcagaagtagttcatgacgttctttttcactatggtatgaaaatgaagtcactcagaggccaaatcctctagtcatttttcaacattggagagacaagagaatacactaaattgaaataaaaagaaattgtgttgacatttgtaagtaagagaatgtctatggaaactaggtattttgttgaaaatgcctatatttccagttaaaatgatgaataaaaggttctaatcatctggaaatgtggcaaacatgcttggacaaagacccatggctattttgctcccacgcacagtatggagtagggatggcgaaaactacaaattttcttgaccgaccaccgaggctcattagccggtcgaaaccggttaaccgattcgtttaaaataaattatgctatttgaaataacagccacgcaatttcgcaactctcatctctctgtcccacgctcatacacacagccccggcgccgccctttcactcacgtcacttttttaaatcctatagcgccaaacatgagtcctgcaaaccaaggagcttgtaagtggaggacaaatggttcctttgctccgaaaatggtttgggtacaaggtgatcgcgttgcaaataatgGCGTtagtctagcgttagaagctcatttgaagctgaaatggccgcggctcacttatgaaaatgacagctccgaagagacgcagcttagtttgaggaagtgctaacaataataacgaaagatgatcattaccttatctgttaccattgatgacccttcctgaaatgtagatgtaatgtctttccaaatctaagcccatcttatgcggaaagttgcctagactgcaacacgataaaacccaatggataaaacagcgcacttccagattgcaaaagacgcaccggccaccgctgtgacctcgtgccaaatgtttttattggtttattacgtagcatagcctacaagcaggcgagttatgaaacattgagtgtgagggataatttgttaacttcacgcaaaaaagatcttcttggaatgagagggctagctgtagtagcgtttagtccactgtctttagcctaatttaaagatggctcttttttttttttttttaccgactagcgacaactttggtcggctaacgtggatacggtcaaccatcggtcaaacagtcaccggttaacatccctagtatggaggatggtatgataggcaaaaaaatccataagaaccactgttgagagttacagacaaagctatcatcttggggtcaccaagtcccccccaaaaatcttcaaaagtgacctcactgctaatagatcatttatacagcatgtcaggttaaagccagtagagtcatttaatgaacaatgtaaatggcaggaattactgaatggtaccatgacatgtctgggagtgtggtctattgtcagatgaaaataaaattatgctcttttgctaaaaacacttaaggtgtctttggcatacatagaagaatgactatactaaaaagaaccccatgcctaatcagaattatggtggaggggctgtgctattgtggggctgttttaattcccaaaggccttgggaacctaattaaggtgcatggcatcatgaacaccaagaaaaacctgaacatttttaaaggaaatcaaacaatctctgccaaggccctaaaagttggtcatgattggatcattcatcaggtcaatgaaccaaaacaaatgcacagatcaaaacaaatatggtttactgaacacaaaatcaagcttcagacattgccatagcagtcccctgatctaaactccatagaaaaacagtgggatgagtcaacgagaagaatgcacaagtgtggacctagcaatctggacgatctggggaggttttgtaaagatgaatggtcttaaatcccttactttgtattctcaatctttatggggtgtcagagaagaatattacatgctgttttattgacaaagggaggtttaagaaggtattacaagtaggggtgccaataattgtgagtgacgtgtttttattaaaaacatttatttctttatgagattttcctttttctcagaataaatttgcttcccttgcagggtgtatttttcctcattgttttcattgtgggagtacaataaatcacctaaagattattttttagacctatttttagtcaacttttaccaagggtgccaataattctggagggtactgtatatatatatgaaacttgaaacttatttctatttattattattttacaattTTTTCCTAATTGCTTTCAATGTGAGATTAAGATAAATCACCAAATTATATCATTTTTAACTCAGCTTTTTGGCAATTTTACCAGTGGTggcaataattatggagggcactgtggATATGACTGTAAATTAACACTTTTCTCTTGTATGATACGGGACTCCAAGGAGAAGGGAGATCTCTTACCAGAGAAGACTAGATCAGCCATGAcaatcatcttcctctccttggCATTGCTCGTCTGATGCAAATAGACGTCCAGCACTAGGAAGGCCACACAGGCGAGAAAGGCCAGCACACCAATACCCACTGCGTAGCTGCAGGcactgtcattcccgttgtacATGCAATGTTCCTCCGATTGTACTGCTGTATTCGGATAGCCCTCTGCTGTGATAGTGGCAAACACCACAATGGCACACagctgtggaacacacacacacgtaagacTTCTCGACAACAGCCGAGAGCAAATgaaaaacacttttaaaaacTACGTTAGCCCACAATCACATAATGAGGACTTGCTGAATAGGCCTTTGTGTAGCTTTACCATCTGTTTCATCAAGCGGTGAACATGTGTAACATTTACTCATATCATAAACAACTCTCTTCTAGCTCACACAAATTAAACAATGCAGAATTTATAGAGGAATGTGGATGCATAGgtaggagggaaagaggaaggagaagaggaagaacttGAGAAATAGCTTGGAGAACTTTTCTATTGAATGAGGACCATACCATCTTTAGCCCCATTGCTGCGGAGGTGGTGTGAAAAACAACAATAAGATATTGCTAGTGCAGCAAATTTGAGACTACTGTGTAAGCTCAGCCCAATCAGGACCATCAAACGGGAAATGGGCCAATTGCATCCTGATGCGTCTCTTTTTGAACacaacattttgaatgtgtgGTGAACTGGTAGTAGTGCAGTCTGGACTTGTAGTGTTTAAGATTTACCGTCATTTCACTATAACTATAAACCAAGGTTTACAGTGATTTTGTTacatttcttccgctatgaggttaatacatacATGTAGGGGCAGGCTATACATGGGAATGCATTTCCTTCTTTCTGATTCATTGGGCTCTTGGACACTGAAGTGAATACATGGGAGCGGTTAATACATGggttttattattataattattattattatttgcttaAGGCCTATGGTTTATAcctgtcctgcggtttatacacaatgcggctaattcAAGGCAAATTACTGTAGCTTCACTAAATATGCAATTGATGTCATTCTTTCCCACTTTAAATTAGCACTCAAAGTAAAATTATACAATATGAATTACAGAAGATAACTAGATAATGCCACTCATGAATCCTGAAAACTTTGCAACAGGGGAAATAAATAGTCCATGGAGCTACATGCTGGCATGTTTGCTAACCACTATTGAATATCCCAAACTGTCAGCTTGGTACATCTGTGACAATCATTCTAAAGCTGTGAACAGCATAAGGATTTTAACTACAGGCTGTGCCCCTTAAAGCAGCAGAATATGATCAAAACAAACTATTTGTTTCCATTGAAAGGTTACTGCCAAACCAAACAGCCACCAATGTCTGACAGGATAGACAACCGCACTTTCTCTGTGGAGGATGTGGCTAGGCACTTTGCGTCAAGACCGATCAGGACCTAGAATCTTGCTTTACACTAGAACTAGATGCTTCACTATTTTCGTAATCCAGTCAGATCAATGGCTATTTGGCCATCTAACTGAAGCTGCTTCGTGCTTTTGTCCTTATGATGAGATATGTTTCGTACCGTAAACGttacattatgtttttttttttataaaagagATCATTAATGTGGCTTTTTTTGGTTTTTAGAACAATCACGCCAGGAAATGTTAGGGGAAAACCGAACTAGCTGCTAAACCAGTGACGAGAAGTGAGACACAGCAACAgttcatgtgaaaaaaaaaacacgaagtCTGGCAAACGATGGAAGAGGAAGCCGATTTTTCAATGTTTATCAAAATTACCCTTCATGCAACCGGTTGAGAATTTCAAAGACAATGTCACATACTTTGGCTGTGTGTAGCATTCACACGAATGTCCCACATAATAAACGTACTGTACATACCACTCGTAATTAGGCTAATATCATATGTAAATAGTAGCCTAACTAACTTCATGTAATGTTaagtttatatatattttttctgctTGACCTGCCAATTTACTATTCCTTAattcatatttttgttttggCATTTAACTTGTCGTTATAACGTTAACTTTAGTTTACTAGCAGCTAATGTCAACGTTAAAGTTGCATATTCAGTGTGTTGGTCTGACGTTCCAAATCAGTAACTCAACATTGATGTTGTTGTAAACACTTTAACCTTACTATGAAATGTTGGAAGCAGTCTGATCTCTAACTCATTAGCAAACTGTCACGAGGTAATAATCTCAAGTTACAATGGCTGTCAAACGTCGCAAAAGTAACATATCCGTAGCTAGGTAGCTAGCTAACACGGTAGGCAAAGTTGCCTGGTCATCTATCCAGCCAACTAAGCTAGCAATGCTAGTAATGCTTTCCAGATTCCACCCTTAAACATGATTCAGTTATTTGGTTGATGTTGGGAGTCAAACATGAGATGAGATCAGTAACAACGTTAGCTACAAAAGTTGACTAAGTTAGGTagcagatagagacagacagagagcgatAAGGTGACTCACCCAACTCAACAGGCGAACAACAGTTTGCGGTTGTTTGACAAAACCCAATAAGTCAAAGGAACCTCCTGCCAACGAGGCCCCATATGCACCGGACTCCTGCATACCTGCAGATTGAAAAATGGTATTGCTTTACAGCCAATTCTTGAAATATAACTGTTGAGAATTGGAATTTGTGCGAGGACTTGTCAAGTGACTTGCTTGTCTGCCCTGGCTTTCGCTTCCTCAGTCACAGCTGCCGTTGAACCACCCCTCTGAACCACACGTCACTTTGCCACTGATGTTTCGTGCTGATCCAGGATCGGTCGTATCGTTGCCTGAGCCTAACTTCGCCACTTTCGATTTGCCTTTGATCAAGGATGTAGCTTCATCATCAAACGAAATAATATGAAGAGAAATCGCATTGGTTTAATATTCTTAGAAAAGGACAAATAAACCATTTGCATGTGCTTCAACTCAGATTGGTGAACAATGATGTCTTTATTTGTCTGAGAACTGCGCTCCACCACCCTCATTAAACACGAGAGAGCATACAAAGGATTGCGTCGAGCCAACACTGGTTAATGATCAAACTGCTTCCTTGACTGCCATCTTAACCGGACATATAAGTCTTATCAGCCAATGAAGATCAATATCTAGATCTATATCTGACTAGATCAACTGTTGTGGTTTAATTTTCATCAGACTTTGGTTGTTGTAAAGATTCATTTTATTCTGCAGGGACCTAGGCGACCCTCACTTGTCTGGGTTATtttgactgtaggcctacaggcttCCTAACAGTCATAGGCTTACTAAGGCTACACAGTTGTTTACAGAGAGCTGATAACTGATTTCAAAGTAGTAGGCTAGTCTATCTACTTTTTCACAATAATATTTATCTCAGAGTGGGTTAAGTCCTTTATCTGACTATGAGACTCTCAACAGTGGCAACATGTGGTATAGGCTATGCGCCCACAGGCCTATAGGCTAAGCCATGCCCTGGATATGTCGACCTTGACCCATTTTGTGTGTGGAAAGAAGGCTGTGTGTTTCCATGCTTGACATTTCCAAGGAAACTAAAGTATAGTGTGCATAGGCTGTgatctggctatcaccatactgtccggtcttttaagattgaacattggtatggggagtctgcactaactttatttctactgcacaagagttgtgatcagtgggcatcgttcaaatgactctataGGCGTAGTCCTCTTCAACCAATCAAACCAATGATccggtgtgtcttttggataagctaacCTCTGATTGGACCcgaaggttgtggacaggagacaggggagatagatgtgcaggtttccagcctgagcagctctcctgcttcctgtccacgttttcTGGGTCTAGTCACAAACTAGGTCCAATAGGTGCACccagattgttggtctgattggttgagggcCTATCCAAATACGTattgagtcatttgaactatgattacgcctcttgtgcagtagtagtaaagcgcagactctccagactaatgttcaatcttaaaagattgagtttagtatggtgatagctagACTACAGTGTGCAGGCAATATCAAGAAAATTATGCAAGTAGGTGCGCTCCCAATATCTACCTCTAGGTGGTGCTGCAGTATAAAGTATAAGTGAGACATGCCACTCAGTTTAATTATCCAAGGAGGTAAGATTGTTTCCACAGTTGTCTGCTCAAACAGAATTCCCAATAGATTAAGTAACATTGATCATAGATGAaggcgtgtgtatgtttgcttaAGCTCTGTTTGGCAGGCCTCAAGAAATCAACCTAGGCCTATTTTATGGTTatataataattatatatataataataatataataataataattagccTCATTTTGAGCATTTGAAAAATATGCATGAAGATGAAATCATTATACTGTAGGCCATGTCTGGATGGGTCATGACACACAACACTTATTTTTTCATTCCTCTCTTCCAGCCCTCTTCTTTCAGCTGCCCCTTCCCTCTGGACTACCATGCACCTGCCTCCTCCCTGTTACCCACCCCCACTGTACCACCTGCACCTTCTGTTGCTACCCACTCATGTGCATTGTTGATGCCCATTTCTACTGAACTGCTACCAAATGGTTGCATTCATATACTGTGTGCAATTATAAGCAAATACTATTATTCATATAGGCCGACAGTAGATCTATACCTCAGTGCCACTCATCATGTAGTAGCAATTTAACCATTATAGCAACAATGGCTCTCCCAATGTTTCACCTTCACACTGTACCATACCATTTGTGTCAATATTCTTATTCTGGTGCATGTTCATGCATATGTAATCATCCCTCTACTTAGCTTGCCCTAAGGAGACGTACCCTTTCTTATGAACGACAGTTCTGCTTAAGGTATTTCTTGGCTCCATGTCATCATTATAATTGCTACTGGCAAATAAAGCTGGTTTCAGTTAAGACACTATAAAATATTTCCCTGTCATTTGCAAAGCTCGAAGGTACAGCTTGACTCTGGTTTGGAAAGTAAAACTGTAACCAAGAAGATTAGAGGCAGTAACAACATCATGATATTCCTGCTGATTCATTCATTCTGGAGTACAGATTAACTTTCCCGTGCTTTGCTGCCTCCTTTCTTGGTCCGAGAGTGCACCTTCTTTTTCATCAAATAGCACACCATTCAATGAAATCCTAAATTATTGGTAGTACATCTAACCCTCATTTCTAAAAGCTCTCACATACTGACATGTTGCCATTTCTTGGAACCTgaccattttgtttttgaaacaACATGTGGCTCAACtctttcacaaacaaacacaacacaaacacaaagtatTACTATAACACAACTTCACAGAAACGGTCTGCTGTCCATCCTGACTTAGCAGAAATGTGATAGACAAACTTTGCAGTGTATGACTTCTGCTCGACAGTACCACCCACTGAGGCTTCACACTCTGTCTATTCTAAAGTGGAACAGGAAACAGAGAGGCCGCAGAAATACAGTACCAAACAGGGGTGTCTGGTTCACATTGTTTAGGTTTCCATCTGAATATGGAGATGAGCTCAAGGTAAGATGCTCCTCTCTGCATATTGATAATGTCAGCTGATGACATAATGAGTTAATACTTTTGGTCTATTGTATGTTGGTGATTTCTGCACAGCTAGAATGTGTACTGTCTGATAGGCTTAATGTTAAGAAAGCACTGGTTGTTAAGTTCCTGTGTTTGACTTAAGTATCACACTAGCATGCATTTTAACGTTTTAGGATTTGCACAAGATTTTGAATTGAGAATGCAATGGTTCTTAATGCAACTAATAACATAAATGGTTGAAAGAATCTGCGTACAATATGGTAAATGGGCTgcatttacagcactcttcTACCACTCCAGACACTCAGAACACTTAACAAATTCACCCATTCATGGAGGCTGCCATGCTGATGCCAACCTGCACATGAGAAGCAGTTTGGGGTTCAGTGTTTTGCTCAGGGATACTGCAGGGTCAGGAGGAGGCTGACTTAGTCATCTCCTACTGGTTGCCCAATTATTTTGCGGGATTAGCTATTAGTGAAGAAAGTGATTAGATGTATGCATGGTATGATGTGTAATATGACCAACGCAAGAAGTGATCGATTGAGCAAGAATGAAGTGAAATAGCAAGAtattgtctgtttctgtttacATTTCTGCCAACAGTATTAAAAAGCCTGTTGTATATCTTGTCAGAgtgaatgtttattttgttGAGTGAGTTAGCGTCATTGTATAAATTTGACAAACATGGTGCATTAAATGCAGAATTATTAACTGAAGGCATGACCAATACAAGACCATTTGGAAGGTATCATCGGGGTCCAAGAAGAGTGCAAACAGGCCCTAGTACCAGCTGGTTTAATACTTCTTCAACATATGAAAGAGGATAATATGAATTTTGTAAACGTTACATAAGGATTTATAAACAAAATTGATTTTGAAATTGGAAAAATGTAAATAACTAACCCAAAGTGCTTATTTTTTCTGGGTAACAGATTTGCTGAGATGATAGAGTTGGACATGAAAGATGCAGACTCAGACCCAGGTAGGTGTGAGCAGACATTCGGAAGTTGGCCTTTGTTatctaacacacaaacattctgctTCGAGTATATTCTCAATTTTTGATGACTTATAGCTTTTCATTTGCTTCCCTCTGAGGATTTCACAAGCAAACATAACCaaagccataaccataactgtaaccataaccataaatgaGGCATAAAAATGATCATGTCAGTAACAACTCTGTTGACATAAGTATCAGGAGCCTCAGAAGTGGTATGAAGTGTTATCGTGTTTTCTGGAACTTCCCTGTCTTGATCACGTATGTGTTTTCTATAGATGAGCTGGTGTTCTTGGGCAACGACAGTGAGAGCTGTGATCCAGGCCAGCCCTGTGTCCAAAACGCAGATGCGTGTCTCCCGATTGAGACCCAAGGCGTCTCACTCGCTGTCCTGTCAGCCATGCCAAGTTACACCATCAGTAAGTCACAAATGCCACTGTTTCTAGGTGCAAGACCATTTTCTCACACTTCATTATATCCAGGAAATGAATGGTCAGGGCTTCACCCCAACAATAACAGCCAGCATACTTTTGTGTGACACATACACCTTCCATTTCACAGTGACATTCAGAATTAGTATCTCTGTCACCATGTGCACTAGTAggaatttacatttacatttactccTAACCTATCTCTGTCACTATGCAAAAGAACCACAACCACTGAATGTGTCAGTTGCAGTAACCATCcctttgaccaaaatgtcaacTCATCTTCCTCCCATGTACAGTAGTCGCTGTTAAGCCAAAATGTTgagggttgttttttttgtctgcgTATCACTTCAAAGAGACCAGTAGCTGGCCAAATGTGGAAACAAACAGGCCTCTCTCAAGTTCTACAGCAAACTGAGCATATTTTCCCCTGAAGTCCTCAAAGcacactctatgtgtgtgtgtgtgtgtgtgtgtgtgtgtgtgcgttgcagCGAGGCGAAAGGCAGAACTGAAGAG
Encoded here:
- the syngr2a gene encoding synaptogyrin-2a encodes the protein MQESGAYGASLAGGSFDLLGFVKQPQTVVRLLSWLCAIVVFATITAEGYPNTAVQSEEHCMYNGNDSACSYAVGIGVLAFLACVAFLVLDVYLHQTSNAKERKMIVMADLVFSGAWTFLWFVCFCLLANQWSKTADTAHVAADAARAGIAFSFFSIACWAVLAYFSLQRYQQGVSELASSYTDPAQDHSTPYPPQGYQQSPFGQNQMPGGTDYTPPNY